In the Danio rerio strain Tuebingen ecotype United States chromosome 8, GRCz12tu, whole genome shotgun sequence genome, one interval contains:
- the chmp7 gene encoding charged multivesicular body protein 7 (The RefSeq protein has 1 substitution compared to this genomic sequence), which yields MSVSVEKRSAWFPPDWDDDERMSFLFSAFKENRDVDCTDWDGKIDFWSPLIIEHCRRCGSVCVNLQDLNENFRRKGSVPLGLSTVIQSMIRSGKVQKESDFAANVDSGWLSWGVGLLLVRPLKWTLSALLGSGRVPLEESFVVIELVKEKAAELLAAYRGSALSARSLLSFQELRSLSSHICPDESTLCMALLQLQREKHVTVSLHEGEKLVKFSQAGQGRVSPVSEVDLGIYQLQCSEKLLEERVEALGHEAEKCKQQAKSLLKEGKKSQALRCLRGSKRVEKKADRLFAQLETVKGILDRIANSQTDRLVMQAYQAGVAALRISLKGVTVERAENLVDQIQELCDTQDEVNQTLASGAPDAGEDSEDLEEELKSLMEKSVPENDLFPAVPTHPITPPRKTDLPDAAFVQFLPSVPNPGMNITDEELDRELRRLTVSDKGLPRESVSPQRRLEPAQ from the exons ATGTCAGTTTCGGTGGAAAAGAGGAGCGGGTGGTTTCCTCCAGACTGGGATGACGACGAACGGATGTCTTTCTTATTCTCGGCCTTTAAAGAGAACCGAGATGTGGACTGCACCGACTGGGATGGGAAGATCGACTTCTGGAGCCCGCTGATCATCGAGCACTGCAGGAGATGCGGATCTGTGTGTGTTAATCTGCAGGATCTGAATGAAAATTTCAGAAGAAAGGGCTCAGTTCCTCTGGGCTTGAGTACTGTCATCCAGAGCATGATCAG GAGTGGGAAGGTACAGAAGGAATCCGACTTTGCTGCAAACGTGGACTCGGGCTGGCTGTCGTGGGGTGTTGGACTCTTGTTAGTCCGGCCTCTGAAATGGACCCTGTCGGCTCTGCTGGGCAGTGGGAGAGTCCCGCTGGAGGAGTCCTTCGTTGTCATCGAACTAGTCAAA GAAAAGGCTGCAGAGCTTTTAGCGGCATATCGGGGCTCTGCTTTATCAGCGCGCTCTCTGCTGTCTTTCCAAGAGCTGCGTTCTCTCTCGTCTCACATCTGTCCTGACGAAAGCACACTCTGCATGGCTCTGCTGCAGCTCCAGAGAGAGAAACACGTCACCGTCTCGCTCCACGAAGGAGAGAAG CTGGTGAAATTCAGTCAGGCGGGACAGGGCCGCGTGTCTCCTGTGAGCGAGGTGGACTTGGGAATCTACCAGCTCCAGTGCAGCGAGAAGCTTCTGGAGGAGCGCGTGGAGGCTCTGGGACACGAGGCCGAAAA GTGCAAGCAGCAGGCAAAATCGCTGCTTAAAGAGGGGAAGAAATCACAG GCCCTGAGGTGTTTACGTGGGAGCAAACGGGTGGAGAAGAAAGCGGATCGTCTGTTTGCTCAGCTTGAAACAGTGAAGGGGATCCTGGACAGAATAGCAAACTCCCAGACCGACCGCCTG GTGATGCAGGCATACCAGGCAGGTGTGGCGGCTCTGAGAATCTCACTGAAGGGTGTGACTGTGGAGCGAGCAGAAAACCTGGTTGATCAGATACAGGAG CTGTGCGACACTCAGGATGAAGTAAACCAGACTCTGGCCAGTGGGGCGCCGGATGCTG GAGAGGATTCGGAGGACTTGGAAGAGGAGCTGAAGTCATTAATGGAGAAAAGTGTCCCAGAAAACGATCTGTTCCCAGCAGTCCCGACACACCCCATTACTCCTCCGAGGAAAACGGATCTCCCAGATGCTGCTTTTGTCCAGTTTCTGCCCTCTGTGCCTAATCCTGGTATGAACATCACAGACGAGGAGCTGGACAGGGAACTACGTCGACTTACAGTCTCGGATAAAG GTTTGCCAAGAGAAAGCGTTTCGCCTCAGAGGAGACTTGAACCTGCGCAGTGA
- the chmp7 gene encoding charged multivesicular body protein 7 isoform X1: MSVSVEKRSGWFPPDWDDDERMSFLFSAFKENRDVDCTDWDGKIDFWSPLIIEHCRRCGSVCVNLQDLNENFRRKGSVPLGLSTVIQSMIRSGKVQKESDFAANVDSGWLSWGVGLLLVRPLKWTLSALLGSGRVPLEESFVVIELVKEKAAELLAAYRGSALSARSLLSFQELRSLSSHICPDESTLCMALLQLQREKHVTVSLHEGEKLVKFSQAGQGRVSPVSEVDLGIYQLQCSEKLLEERVEALGHEAEKCKQQAKSLLKEGKKSQALRCLRGSKRVEKKADRLFAQLETVKGILDRIANSQTDRLVMQAYQAGVAALRISLKGVTVERAENLVDQIQELCDTQDEVNQTLASGAPDAGEDSEDLEEELKSLMEKSVPENDLFPAVPTHPITPPRKTDLPDAAFVQFLPSVPNPGMNITDEELDRELRRLTVSDKGLPRESVSPQRRLEPAQ, encoded by the exons ATGTCAGTTTCGGTGGAAAAGAGGAGCGGGTGGTTTCCTCCAGACTGGGATGACGACGAACGGATGTCTTTCTTATTCTCGGCCTTTAAAGAGAACCGAGATGTGGACTGCACCGACTGGGATGGGAAGATCGACTTCTGGAGCCCGCTGATCATCGAGCACTGCAGGAGATGCGGATCTGTGTGTGTTAATCTGCAGGATCTGAATGAAAATTTCAGAAGAAAGGGCTCAGTTCCTCTGGGCTTGAGTACTGTCATCCAGAGCATGATCAG GAGTGGGAAGGTACAGAAGGAATCCGACTTTGCTGCAAACGTGGACTCGGGCTGGCTGTCGTGGGGTGTTGGACTCTTGTTAGTCCGGCCTCTGAAATGGACCCTGTCGGCTCTGCTGGGCAGTGGGAGAGTCCCGCTGGAGGAGTCCTTCGTTGTCATCGAACTAGTCAAA GAAAAGGCTGCAGAGCTTTTAGCGGCATATCGGGGCTCTGCTTTATCAGCGCGCTCTCTGCTGTCTTTCCAAGAGCTGCGTTCTCTCTCGTCTCACATCTGTCCTGACGAAAGCACACTCTGCATGGCTCTGCTGCAGCTCCAGAGAGAGAAACACGTCACCGTCTCGCTCCACGAAGGAGAGAAG CTGGTGAAATTCAGTCAGGCGGGACAGGGCCGCGTGTCTCCTGTGAGCGAGGTGGACTTGGGAATCTACCAGCTCCAGTGCAGCGAGAAGCTTCTGGAGGAGCGCGTGGAGGCTCTGGGACACGAGGCCGAAAA GTGCAAGCAGCAGGCAAAATCGCTGCTTAAAGAGGGGAAGAAATCACAG GCCCTGAGGTGTTTACGTGGGAGCAAACGGGTGGAGAAGAAAGCGGATCGTCTGTTTGCTCAGCTTGAAACAGTGAAGGGGATCCTGGACAGAATAGCAAACTCCCAGACCGACCGCCTG GTGATGCAGGCATACCAGGCAGGTGTGGCGGCTCTGAGAATCTCACTGAAGGGTGTGACTGTGGAGCGAGCAGAAAACCTGGTTGATCAGATACAGGAG CTGTGCGACACTCAGGATGAAGTAAACCAGACTCTGGCCAGTGGGGCGCCGGATGCTG GAGAGGATTCGGAGGACTTGGAAGAGGAGCTGAAGTCATTAATGGAGAAAAGTGTCCCAGAAAACGATCTGTTCCCAGCAGTCCCGACACACCCCATTACTCCTCCGAGGAAAACGGATCTCCCAGATGCTGCTTTTGTCCAGTTTCTGCCCTCTGTGCCTAATCCTGGTATGAACATCACAGACGAGGAGCTGGACAGGGAACTACGTCGACTTACAGTCTCGGATAAAG GTTTGCCAAGAGAAAGCGTTTCGCCTCAGAGGAGACTTGAACCTGCGCAGTGA